In the genome of Candidatus Margulisiibacteriota bacterium, one region contains:
- the rsxA gene encoding electron transport complex subunit RsxA yields the protein MAKLFFILFSAALINNFVLSRFLGICPFVGVSNKQESSIGMGLAVTFVMVVASIVTWFIQKLILDPLNAGYLQTIFFILVIASLVQFLEAVINKTSPLLKNMLGIYLPLITTNCAILGVTVLNITENYTLLESIMHSIGGGLGFLLALVLMAGLRERLEESKVPKCFKGVPIAFITGGIMSLAFIAFGAF from the coding sequence TTGGCTAAATTATTTTTCATTTTGTTTAGTGCCGCGTTAATTAACAATTTTGTTCTGTCCAGATTTTTAGGGATATGTCCCTTTGTTGGTGTTTCTAATAAACAAGAATCATCTATTGGTATGGGATTGGCTGTTACCTTTGTCATGGTTGTTGCCAGTATTGTTACTTGGTTTATTCAAAAGTTAATTTTAGACCCATTGAACGCTGGTTATCTGCAAACTATATTTTTTATTTTAGTAATAGCTTCTCTGGTTCAATTTTTAGAAGCAGTTATTAACAAAACCTCTCCATTACTTAAAAATATGTTGGGTATATATCTTCCATTAATTACTACAAATTGTGCCATTTTAGGTGTAACGGTTTTGAACATTACAGAAAACTATACGTTATTAGAAAGCATAATGCATAGTATAGGTGGTGGACTAGGATTTCTATTAGCGTTGGTGTTAATGGCTGGATTGAGAGAAAGACTGGAAGAGTCAAAGGTGCCTAAGTGTTTTAAAGGTGTTCCGATTGCTTTTATTACTGGAGGCATTATGTCTTTAGCTTTTATAGCTTTTGGAGCTTTCTAA
- a CDS encoding RnfABCDGE type electron transport complex subunit B: MTGFTIVIILAVIGLSLGLFLAIASDVFHVHKPEQLVKVEELLPGANCGACGYPGCVGLAEAIYKGEEEPNKCPVASDAQVEQIAAIMGKEVSTDGLRDIAYIKCQGMKDSDVAKKFEYIGIESCEMAALTSGGWSSCEYGCLKLGDCIRVCKFDALSYGANHEPIIDKDKCTSCGLCVAACPRSLIEIIPLKKTYMVTCSSKDKGADTRKACKVGCISCKLCEKACKFDAVKVIDNIAYIDQGKCVACGLCAKACPQDVIEFIDGVVVTRVAKKEAAGCASCGICKSE; this comes from the coding sequence ATGACAGGCTTCACAATTGTTATTATTTTAGCTGTTATCGGTTTATCTTTAGGCCTTTTTTTAGCAATAGCCTCAGATGTTTTTCATGTACATAAACCAGAACAGTTAGTTAAAGTAGAGGAACTGTTACCTGGTGCCAATTGTGGTGCATGTGGCTATCCTGGATGTGTTGGTTTAGCAGAAGCTATTTATAAAGGTGAAGAAGAGCCAAATAAATGTCCAGTTGCTTCAGATGCTCAGGTTGAACAGATAGCAGCTATTATGGGCAAAGAAGTGAGCACTGATGGACTAAGAGATATTGCTTATATTAAGTGCCAAGGAATGAAAGATAGCGATGTTGCTAAGAAGTTTGAATATATTGGTATTGAGTCTTGTGAAATGGCGGCACTTACTTCCGGTGGATGGAGCTCATGTGAATATGGCTGTTTAAAATTGGGTGATTGCATAAGAGTCTGTAAATTTGATGCCTTGAGTTATGGCGCAAATCACGAGCCAATAATCGATAAAGACAAATGTACTTCCTGTGGACTTTGCGTTGCCGCTTGTCCTAGGAGTTTGATCGAAATTATTCCTTTAAAAAAGACATACATGGTTACTTGCAGTTCCAAAGATAAGGGTGCGGATACTAGAAAAGCTTGTAAGGTTGGTTGTATCTCTTGTAAATTGTGTGAAAAAGCTTGCAAGTTTGATGCGGTTAAAGTTATAGACAATATTGCTTATATTGACCAAGGCAAATGTGTCGCCTGTGGTCTTTGTGCGAAAGCTTGTCCACAGGATGTCATAGAGTTTATTGACGGTGTTGTTGTCACAAGAGTAGCTAAAAAGGAAGCAGCTGGTTGCGCAAGTTGCGGAATCTGCAAGAGCGAATAA